In a single window of the Rhineura floridana isolate rRhiFlo1 chromosome 3, rRhiFlo1.hap2, whole genome shotgun sequence genome:
- the LOC133379900 gene encoding group II intron-encoded protein LtrA-like: MCYYLDYLDPFQSGFRPGHGTETALVALVDDMRRALDRGECTFLVLLDLSAAFDTVDHVILLDRLKRFGMGGTVLQWFHSFLSGRYQRVALEDEVLDPWPLTCGVPQGSILSQMLFNIYIKPLGAIIRRLGLQCHQYADDTQLYLSFKSSPRLAVETLSKCLESVSGWMGRNKLKLNPDKTEQQKGIEK, from the coding sequence ATGTGTTATTatctggattatctggatccatttcaatcgggcttcaggcctggacatgggactgaaacagccttggtcgccttggtagatgatatgaggagggcgttggataggggcgaatgcaccttccttgtcctccttgatctctcagcggctttcgataccgttgaccacgttatcctcctggaccgcctgaagaggttcggcatggggggcactgtattgcagtggttccattccttcctctctggtaggtaccaaagagtggcattggaggatgaggttttggatccttggcctctcacttgtggggtgccacagggttccatcctctcccagatgctgttcaacatctatataaagccgctgggggctatcatcagaagacttgggctgcaatgtcatcagtatgcggatgacacgcagctctatctctcatttaaatcttcacccaggttggctgtagaaaccctgtccaagtgcctggagtcggtgagtggctggatgggaaggaataagctgaagctgaaccctgacaaaaccgag